From Blastochloris viridis, one genomic window encodes:
- the ribB gene encoding 3,4-dihydroxy-2-butanone-4-phosphate synthase, translating to MTDSQERVRTAIEAFRAGAIVLVTDDDDRENEGDLIVAASLCTPEKMAFIIRNTSGIVCAPLTAADARRLNLDPMVARNDAPLGTAFTVSIDARHGVTTGISAEERTTTVRALANGNMGAGDFVRPGHIFPLIARDGGVLMRSGHTEAAVDLCKLAGLPPVGVIGELMNDDGTVMRGEQIKAFADQHGLKRLAVADLIAWRQRRDKLVRRLAEFPVETAYGRATGISYWTPFDNVEHLALVFGDIGDGRDVLVRLHREHILRDVFGGDRSLDRALERIAKLGRGVLIYLREGTAGVPHESLGGTEDSESARKREEQWREIGLGAQILKDLGLVSIRLLASKSRTYVGLAGFDIEIVATELV from the coding sequence ATGACCGACAGCCAGGAGCGGGTGCGCACCGCGATCGAAGCGTTCCGCGCCGGGGCGATCGTCTTGGTCACCGACGACGACGACCGCGAGAACGAGGGCGACCTCATCGTCGCCGCCTCGCTGTGCACCCCGGAGAAGATGGCGTTCATCATCCGCAACACCTCCGGCATCGTCTGCGCGCCGCTGACCGCGGCCGACGCCCGCCGCCTCAACCTCGATCCGATGGTGGCCCGCAACGACGCGCCGCTCGGCACCGCCTTCACGGTGTCGATCGACGCTCGCCACGGCGTCACCACCGGCATTTCGGCCGAGGAGCGCACCACCACCGTGCGCGCGCTCGCCAACGGCAACATGGGCGCCGGCGATTTCGTGCGCCCGGGCCACATCTTCCCGCTGATCGCCCGCGACGGCGGCGTTCTGATGCGCTCAGGCCACACCGAGGCCGCGGTCGATCTGTGCAAGCTCGCCGGGCTGCCGCCGGTCGGCGTCATCGGCGAACTGATGAACGACGACGGCACCGTGATGCGCGGCGAGCAGATCAAGGCGTTCGCCGACCAGCACGGACTGAAGCGTCTCGCGGTTGCCGACCTGATCGCCTGGCGCCAGCGTCGCGACAAGCTGGTGCGCCGGCTCGCCGAGTTCCCGGTCGAGACCGCCTACGGCCGCGCCACCGGCATCAGTTACTGGACGCCGTTCGACAACGTCGAACACCTGGCGCTGGTGTTCGGCGATATTGGCGATGGCCGCGACGTGCTGGTGCGGCTGCACCGCGAGCACATCCTGCGCGACGTGTTCGGCGGCGACCGCTCGCTCGACCGCGCGCTGGAGCGCATCGCCAAACTTGGCCGCGGCGTGCTGATCTACCTGCGCGAGGGCACCGCCGGCGTGCCGCACGAGTCGCTGGGCGGGACGGAGGATTCCGAATCCGCCCGCAAGCGCGAGGAGCAATGGCGCGAGATCGGCCTCGGCGCCCAAATCCTCAAGGACCTCGGGCTGGTGTCGATCCGGCTGCTGGCGTCGAAATCGCGCACCTATGTCGGTCTCGCCGGCTTCGACATCGAGATCGTGGCGACCGAACTGGTGTGA
- the aroC gene encoding chorismate synthase, translated as MSFNTYGHLFRVTTFGESHGPAIGCVVDGCPPRIPLTSADIQADLDRRRPGQSRFTTQRREPDQVRILSGTYVDPADGIERTTGTPIALLIENVDQRSKDYSEIAAKYRPGHADFTYDAKYGIRDPRGGGRSSARETACRVAAGAIARKVVPGITIRGALVQVGPHAVDRGRWDWEETANNPLFCPDAEAAQLWESYLDGIREAGSSIGAIVEVVAEGVPVGLGAPLYGKLDADLASAMMGINAVKGVEIGAGFAAAALTGENNADEMRMGRDGAPQFLSNNAGGILGGISTGQPVVVRFAVKPTSSILTPRRTIDRAGQDTEILTKGRHDPCVGIRAVPVGEAMMAAVLADHFLRHKGQIG; from the coding sequence ATGTCCTTCAACACCTACGGCCACCTGTTCCGCGTCACCACCTTCGGCGAGAGCCACGGCCCGGCCATCGGCTGCGTCGTCGACGGCTGCCCGCCGCGCATCCCGCTCACGAGCGCCGACATCCAGGCCGACCTCGACCGCCGCCGGCCGGGTCAGAGCCGCTTCACCACCCAGCGGCGCGAGCCCGATCAGGTGCGCATCCTGTCCGGCACCTATGTCGATCCGGCCGACGGCATCGAGCGCACCACCGGCACCCCGATTGCGCTGCTGATCGAGAATGTCGACCAGCGCTCGAAGGACTATTCCGAGATCGCCGCGAAATACCGGCCCGGTCACGCTGATTTCACCTATGACGCCAAGTATGGCATCCGCGATCCGCGCGGCGGTGGCCGGTCGTCGGCGCGTGAAACTGCCTGCCGTGTCGCCGCCGGTGCCATCGCGCGAAAAGTGGTGCCAGGCATCACCATCCGCGGCGCCCTGGTCCAGGTCGGCCCCCACGCCGTCGACCGCGGCCGCTGGGACTGGGAGGAGACGGCGAACAACCCGTTGTTCTGTCCGGATGCCGAGGCCGCCCAGCTCTGGGAGAGCTATCTCGACGGGATTCGCGAGGCCGGCTCATCGATCGGCGCCATCGTCGAGGTGGTGGCGGAAGGGGTGCCGGTCGGCCTTGGCGCACCGCTCTACGGCAAACTCGACGCCGATCTCGCAAGCGCGATGATGGGCATCAACGCGGTCAAGGGTGTCGAGATCGGCGCCGGCTTTGCTGCCGCCGCGCTGACCGGCGAGAACAACGCCGACGAGATGCGCATGGGCCGCGACGGCGCGCCGCAGTTCCTGTCCAACAACGCCGGCGGCATTCTCGGCGGCATCTCCACCGGCCAGCCGGTGGTGGTGCGGTTCGCGGTCAAGCCGACCTCGTCGATCCTGACGCCGCGCCGCACCATCGACCGCGCTGGCCAAGACACCGAAATCCTCACCAAGGGGCGGCACGACCCTTGCGTCGGCATCCGCGCCGTCCCGGTGGGTGAGGCGATGATGGCGGCCGTGCTGGCCGACCATTTTCTGCGACACAAAGGACAAATCGGATGA
- a CDS encoding histidine phosphatase family protein: MTAPSAPARTAPVSDFPTLYLVRHGETDWNRAGRLQGRRDIPLNDTGRKQAAEAARRLLRVVEPERLAALSFVASPLARARETMELMRVALGLPPTGYAVDARLAELSFGRWEGLTWSEVRLADPVGAAARDRSIWAATPPGGESYADLADRLEDWLTEFARDAVVVAHGGVTRAMMVLSGSLAPAEACRFSIPQGRVCVVGDGWTEWR, encoded by the coding sequence GTGACGGCTCCGTCCGCGCCGGCCCGCACGGCGCCGGTTTCCGACTTCCCGACGCTCTATCTGGTTCGCCACGGCGAAACCGACTGGAACCGCGCCGGCCGCCTGCAGGGCCGGCGCGACATCCCGCTCAACGACACCGGCCGCAAGCAGGCGGCCGAGGCCGCCCGCCGGCTGCTGCGCGTGGTCGAGCCTGAGCGGCTGGCGGCGCTGTCGTTCGTCGCCAGCCCGCTGGCGCGGGCGCGCGAAACCATGGAACTGATGCGCGTGGCGCTGGGGTTGCCGCCGACCGGCTATGCGGTGGACGCGCGGCTGGCCGAGCTATCGTTCGGCCGCTGGGAAGGGCTGACCTGGTCGGAGGTGCGGCTCGCCGATCCCGTCGGCGCCGCCGCGCGCGACCGCAGCATCTGGGCCGCCACGCCTCCGGGCGGGGAGAGCTACGCCGACCTTGCCGACCGGCTGGAGGACTGGCTCACCGAATTCGCGCGCGACGCCGTGGTGGTCGCCCACGGCGGGGTGACGCGGGCGATGATGGTGCTGTCCGGCAGTCTGGCGCCGGCCGAGGCCTGCCGCTTCAGCATCCCGCAGGGGCGGGTGTGCGTGGTCGGCGACGGCTGGACCGAATGGCGGTAA
- the fabI gene encoding enoyl-ACP reductase FabI, with protein MTVSGVMNGRRGLVMGVANNRSIAWGIAKACRDQGAELAFTFQGEALEKRVRPLAAELDAAVVGHCDVTDPATIDHVFEEVNKLWGGLDFLVHCIAFSDKDELTGRYIDTTADNFTKSLFISCYSFTAVAQRAEKLMKPGGAMLTLTYYGAEKWMPHYNVMGVAKAALEASVRYLAADLGPKGIRVNAVSAGPIKTLAASGIGDFRYILKWNEYNSPLRRTVTIEEVGDVGMYLVSDLSRGVTGEIHHADAGYHVVGMKNPDAPDISKAKD; from the coding sequence ATGACTGTTTCGGGCGTAATGAATGGCCGACGTGGCCTCGTGATGGGGGTCGCCAACAACCGGTCGATCGCCTGGGGCATCGCCAAGGCCTGCCGAGATCAGGGCGCCGAACTGGCCTTCACCTTCCAAGGCGAAGCGCTGGAGAAGCGGGTGCGGCCGCTGGCGGCCGAACTGGACGCGGCGGTGGTCGGTCACTGTGACGTCACCGATCCCGCCACGATCGACCATGTTTTCGAGGAAGTGAACAAATTGTGGGGCGGGTTGGACTTTCTGGTCCACTGCATCGCCTTCTCGGACAAGGACGAGCTGACGGGTCGTTATATCGACACCACCGCGGACAACTTCACCAAGTCGCTGTTCATCAGCTGCTATTCGTTCACGGCGGTTGCCCAGCGCGCCGAGAAGCTGATGAAGCCCGGCGGCGCCATGCTGACCCTGACCTATTACGGCGCCGAGAAGTGGATGCCGCACTACAACGTGATGGGTGTCGCCAAGGCTGCGCTGGAGGCCTCGGTGCGCTACCTTGCCGCCGACCTCGGCCCGAAGGGCATCCGCGTCAACGCCGTCTCGGCCGGCCCGATCAAGACGCTGGCCGCCTCCGGCATCGGCGACTTCCGCTATATCTTGAAGTGGAACGAATATAACTCGCCGCTGCGTCGTACCGTGACCATCGAGGAGGTCGGCGACGTCGGTATGTACCTTGTGTCCGATCTGTCGCGCGGCGTCACCGGCGAGATCCATCACGCCGACGCCGGCTACCACGTTGTCGGCATGAAGAACCCCGACGCTCCCGACATCTCGAAGGCGAAGGACTGA
- a CDS encoding DnaJ C-terminal domain-containing protein, with the protein MRDPYDVLGVGRKATADELKKAYRKLAKKLHPDANKTDANAATRFAELNGAYEILGDETKRGQFDRGEIDAEGKPRFHGFEGAHPGAGARGFGGGPGGFSGFESFSFRPEGVRRPGGRGPAGGPAGGMDDFLGDILGAMGGRAAGGQERGFHPGFGAASGRGDDVNAQVTVTLAEAAKGAKKRVSLPTGREVEVAIPAGIASGQTVRLRGLGHPGPLRQGAPGDALVTVEVAPHPTLKPDGENLRTEVAVPLADAVLGGKVRVETLEGAVDLSVPPMSSSGRTFRIRGRGLPKAGGGVGDLFVSLKIMLPETADPELDAVMRKWRARAE; encoded by the coding sequence ATGCGCGACCCCTATGACGTGCTCGGCGTCGGCCGCAAGGCGACGGCGGACGAGCTCAAGAAGGCGTATCGCAAGCTTGCCAAGAAGCTGCACCCGGACGCCAACAAGACCGATGCCAATGCGGCGACGCGGTTTGCCGAGCTCAACGGCGCCTACGAAATTCTCGGCGACGAGACCAAGCGCGGCCAATTCGACCGCGGCGAAATCGACGCTGAAGGCAAGCCGCGCTTCCACGGCTTCGAGGGTGCCCACCCCGGCGCCGGTGCGCGCGGCTTCGGTGGCGGTCCGGGTGGGTTTTCCGGCTTCGAGTCCTTTTCGTTCCGTCCGGAGGGCGTCCGCCGTCCCGGTGGCCGCGGCCCTGCCGGTGGTCCGGCCGGCGGCATGGACGATTTCCTCGGCGATATCCTCGGCGCCATGGGCGGCCGCGCCGCTGGCGGGCAAGAGCGCGGCTTCCACCCCGGTTTTGGCGCGGCCAGCGGGCGTGGCGACGACGTCAACGCCCAGGTCACGGTGACGCTGGCCGAGGCCGCCAAGGGTGCCAAGAAACGGGTGTCGCTGCCGACCGGCCGCGAGGTCGAGGTCGCCATTCCCGCCGGCATCGCCTCCGGCCAGACCGTGCGGCTGCGCGGGCTCGGCCATCCCGGCCCGTTGCGCCAGGGCGCGCCCGGTGACGCGCTGGTGACGGTGGAGGTAGCGCCGCACCCGACGCTGAAGCCCGATGGCGAAAACCTGCGGACCGAGGTGGCGGTGCCGCTGGCCGACGCCGTGCTCGGTGGCAAGGTGCGGGTCGAGACGCTGGAGGGCGCGGTGGACCTCTCCGTGCCGCCGATGAGTTCGAGCGGGCGCACCTTCCGCATCCGCGGCCGTGGACTGCCCAAGGCCGGCGGCGGCGTCGGCGATCTGTTCGTCAGCCTCAAGATCATGCTGCCCGAGACCGCCGATCCCGAACTCGACGCGGTGATGCGCAAGTGGCGCGCCCGCGCGGAGTAA
- a CDS encoding RT0821/Lpp0805 family surface protein translates to MLGVGLALLVSGCAAISIPMGGLFGDDSDDEIVTKSVKPLPVVPVATVPDADWRAAKAPFSLAMNRTDAGASVMWDNPATGAHGSITPLSKAAASDAGRTCRTFLLSRVEGDTESWHQGEACLAGKAGWKVQMVRPLAAKT, encoded by the coding sequence GTGCTCGGCGTCGGGCTTGCGCTGCTGGTGTCCGGCTGCGCCGCGATCTCGATCCCGATGGGCGGCCTGTTCGGCGACGACAGCGACGACGAGATCGTCACCAAATCGGTCAAGCCGCTGCCGGTCGTGCCGGTCGCCACCGTGCCGGACGCCGACTGGCGCGCGGCCAAGGCGCCGTTCTCGCTGGCGATGAACCGCACCGACGCCGGCGCCAGCGTGATGTGGGACAACCCCGCCACCGGCGCCCACGGCAGCATCACCCCGCTGTCGAAGGCGGCCGCCTCCGACGCCGGCCGGACCTGCCGTACGTTCCTGCTGTCGCGGGTGGAGGGCGACACCGAATCCTGGCACCAGGGCGAAGCCTGTCTCGCCGGCAAGGCTGGCTGGAAGGTGCAGATGGTGCGTCCGCTCGCCGCCAAAACCTGA
- the pdxH gene encoding pyridoxamine 5'-phosphate oxidase, whose amino-acid sequence METPSWLTSGDFTEAEEPFRLFQAWLADAEASEPNDPNAMALATVDADGLPNVRMVLLKGIDARGFVFYTNTESQKGRELTGQPKAAAVFHWKSLRRQVRVRGPVEQVSDAEADAYFASRPRGSRIGAWASAQSRPLESRFALEAAVATTTARYALGAVPRPPHWTGFRILPVSIEFWHDRPFRLHDRVQFRRESGRGWQKARLYP is encoded by the coding sequence ATGGAAACGCCATCCTGGTTAACGTCTGGTGATTTCACCGAGGCCGAAGAGCCGTTTCGGCTGTTTCAGGCGTGGCTTGCCGACGCCGAGGCCAGCGAGCCGAACGATCCCAACGCCATGGCGCTCGCCACCGTCGACGCCGACGGGCTGCCCAACGTGCGCATGGTGCTGCTCAAGGGCATCGATGCCCGCGGCTTCGTGTTCTACACCAACACCGAAAGCCAGAAGGGCCGCGAGCTCACCGGGCAGCCCAAGGCGGCCGCGGTGTTCCACTGGAAGAGCCTGCGCCGGCAGGTGCGGGTGCGCGGACCGGTCGAGCAGGTCAGCGACGCCGAGGCCGACGCCTATTTCGCCTCAAGGCCGCGCGGCTCGCGCATCGGCGCCTGGGCGTCGGCGCAGTCGCGACCGCTGGAAAGCCGGTTCGCGCTGGAGGCCGCGGTTGCCACCACGACCGCGCGCTACGCCCTCGGCGCGGTGCCGCGGCCGCCGCACTGGACCGGCTTCCGCATCCTGCCGGTCTCGATCGAGTTCTGGCACGACCGGCCGTTCCGCCTGCACGATCGCGTCCAGTTCCGCCGCGAGTCCGGCCGCGGCTGGCAGAAGGCCCGCCTCTACCCGTAG
- a CDS encoding SDR family NAD(P)-dependent oxidoreductase → MSFSHSNQPPNRVLLLTGASRGIGHATVKRFGAAGWRVITCSRQPFPEECPWAMGPEDHIQVDLADPDDTDKAIEEVRARLPLGELHALVNNAAISPKGPGGARLGTMDSALDMWRGVFQVNFFAPIMLARGLVEELKAGQGAVVNVTSIAGLRVHPFAGAAYATSKAALAALTREMAADFGPLGVRVNSIAPGEIDTSILSPGTEKIVEEQIPMKRLGTPDEVAKIVYMLCTEWSSYVNGAEIMINGGQHV, encoded by the coding sequence ATGAGCTTCTCGCACTCCAACCAGCCGCCGAACCGGGTCCTGTTGCTCACCGGCGCCTCGCGCGGTATCGGCCACGCCACGGTGAAGCGGTTTGGCGCTGCCGGGTGGCGCGTCATTACCTGCTCGCGCCAGCCCTTCCCCGAGGAGTGCCCGTGGGCGATGGGGCCCGAGGACCACATCCAGGTCGATCTCGCCGACCCCGACGACACCGATAAGGCGATCGAGGAAGTTCGCGCCCGCCTGCCGTTGGGTGAACTGCACGCCCTGGTCAACAACGCTGCGATCTCGCCCAAGGGGCCGGGCGGCGCCCGGCTCGGCACCATGGACTCCGCGCTCGACATGTGGCGGGGCGTGTTCCAGGTCAATTTCTTCGCCCCGATCATGCTGGCGCGCGGCCTGGTCGAGGAGCTGAAGGCCGGCCAGGGCGCGGTGGTCAACGTCACCTCGATCGCCGGCTTGCGCGTCCACCCGTTTGCCGGGGCGGCCTACGCCACCTCGAAGGCGGCGCTGGCGGCGCTCACCCGCGAGATGGCGGCCGATTTCGGCCCGCTCGGGGTGCGGGTCAATTCCATCGCGCCCGGCGAGATCGATACCTCGATCCTGTCGCCGGGCACCGAGAAGATCGTCGAAGAACAAATCCCGATGAAGCGGCTCGGCACGCCCGACGAGGTGGCGAAGATCGTCTACATGCTGTGCACGGAATGGTCGTCCTACGTCAACGGCGCGGAGATCATGATCAACGGCGGCCAGCACGTCTAA
- a CDS encoding glycosyltransferase family 4 protein codes for MSATHRVLFLYWGRKGALSRLTLEAAKAAEAMHDVVSRVSVSTSNEIYRDFERSGVKLVPVRTFESAAGTFRLDRLLAARRQIREVIERDHIKSVVVLMSHMWTPFLAGMVRAAGATYTVVVHDADSHPGDAKAVVTDWLLRDARRASHVVTLSKHVARRLVARGIAPPDAITTLAHPTFNYQPKAMAAPAVAGFGFLFFGRIARYKGLDLFVAAAELLRQRGAKFRIGVVGEGNLEPYRERLVALGAEIDNRWVGDDEIPSILARYDAAVLSHLEASQSGVAVAAFNCGLPVIATAVGGLMEQVRHEETGLVVKNINASDIADAMERMMSDPELYARLKSGMSEYLADLSIPTFVRKMISVAER; via the coding sequence ATGTCAGCGACGCACCGGGTTCTGTTTCTGTATTGGGGCCGCAAGGGAGCCTTGTCTCGCCTCACCCTTGAGGCAGCAAAGGCGGCCGAGGCGATGCACGATGTCGTCTCGCGTGTCAGCGTCTCCACCAGCAATGAGATCTATCGCGACTTCGAGCGGTCCGGTGTGAAGCTGGTGCCGGTCAGGACGTTTGAGTCCGCGGCGGGAACGTTTCGGCTCGACCGCTTGCTTGCGGCGCGCCGGCAGATCCGCGAGGTGATCGAGCGCGACCACATCAAATCTGTCGTCGTGCTGATGTCGCACATGTGGACGCCATTTCTCGCCGGAATGGTTCGGGCCGCCGGGGCAACCTATACCGTCGTCGTCCATGATGCCGACTCTCACCCCGGTGACGCTAAGGCGGTGGTGACCGACTGGCTGCTGCGCGACGCGAGGCGCGCGTCCCACGTCGTGACACTGAGCAAGCACGTCGCACGGCGGCTGGTTGCGCGCGGCATCGCGCCTCCGGATGCAATCACCACGCTCGCGCACCCGACATTCAATTACCAGCCGAAGGCGATGGCAGCGCCGGCTGTGGCTGGGTTCGGCTTTCTCTTTTTCGGCCGGATTGCCCGCTACAAGGGCCTCGACCTGTTCGTCGCCGCGGCGGAGCTGCTGCGCCAACGCGGAGCGAAGTTCCGCATCGGTGTGGTTGGTGAGGGCAACCTCGAACCGTACCGGGAGCGACTGGTGGCGCTAGGTGCGGAGATCGACAATCGCTGGGTTGGCGACGACGAGATCCCCTCGATACTCGCCCGGTATGACGCCGCCGTTCTCAGTCACCTTGAGGCCAGCCAGTCGGGTGTCGCCGTCGCGGCGTTCAATTGCGGGCTGCCCGTGATTGCGACAGCCGTTGGCGGGTTGATGGAACAGGTCCGCCACGAAGAGACCGGCCTTGTGGTCAAGAACATCAACGCCTCCGATATCGCCGACGCCATGGAACGGATGATGTCCGACCCGGAGCTGTATGCGAGATTGAAGTCCGGAATGTCAGAATATCTTGCCGATCTTTCGATACCGACTTTTGTCCGGAAAATGATCTCCGTTGCCGAGCGGTGA
- a CDS encoding aldehyde dehydrogenase family protein: MTLFPDFVPNRIGGVEPPRGTTAVIDVVNPHDASILAAVPRSGAGEIDTAVAAARMAQPGWAATPGVQRGEVLHRIANLIEARKDDLARIVALEAGKRLPDAQGEAAAAIQCARFFAGEGQRLFGRTTTSGMALRWAMTVRRPCGVAGLIIAANTPAPNFAWKVFPALICGNGVVLKTAEDTPVSSWFLARLCEEAGLPTGVLNVVHGLGAEAGQALVEHPDVDVLSFTGSTRVGRMIAEVAGRQLKKVSLELGGKNPLVVCDDADLDNAVRWATLAAFSNAGQRCAAASRIIVFDSVYDAFVAKLVAAVDGLKLGVEPDCDLGPVINARQLANMLAAIERAKAEGAEIVCGGRRAASPDLAAGFYLQPTVVAGVAPDAEMSRTELFGPITTLYRVADFEAAVALANNTPYGLTAAIHTRDVDRALTFASRVRSGVATLNGGTHGSEPHMPFGGVKASGNGTREPGTEALDVYSELQDVYLNVRLPL; the protein is encoded by the coding sequence ATGACCCTGTTTCCCGACTTCGTGCCCAACCGCATCGGCGGCGTCGAGCCGCCGCGCGGCACAACGGCGGTGATCGATGTCGTCAATCCGCATGACGCCAGCATTCTTGCCGCCGTTCCGCGCTCTGGCGCCGGCGAGATCGACACCGCGGTGGCGGCGGCGCGGATGGCGCAGCCGGGCTGGGCGGCCACGCCCGGCGTGCAGCGCGGCGAGGTGCTGCACCGCATCGCCAACCTGATCGAGGCGAGGAAAGACGACCTCGCCCGCATCGTCGCGCTGGAGGCGGGCAAACGCCTGCCGGATGCGCAGGGCGAGGCCGCCGCCGCCATCCAGTGCGCGCGGTTCTTTGCCGGCGAGGGGCAGCGGCTGTTCGGCCGCACCACCACCAGCGGCATGGCGCTGCGCTGGGCGATGACGGTGCGCCGCCCGTGCGGGGTGGCCGGCCTGATCATCGCCGCCAACACGCCGGCCCCGAACTTCGCCTGGAAGGTGTTCCCAGCGTTGATCTGCGGCAATGGCGTGGTGCTGAAAACCGCCGAGGACACCCCGGTCTCGTCGTGGTTCCTGGCGCGCCTGTGCGAGGAGGCTGGGCTGCCCACCGGTGTGCTCAATGTCGTGCATGGCCTCGGCGCGGAGGCCGGGCAGGCGCTGGTGGAACACCCTGACGTCGACGTGCTGAGCTTCACCGGCTCGACGCGGGTCGGACGGATGATCGCCGAGGTTGCCGGCCGGCAGCTCAAGAAGGTGTCGCTGGAACTCGGCGGAAAGAACCCGTTGGTGGTGTGCGACGACGCCGACCTCGACAACGCCGTGCGTTGGGCGACGCTGGCGGCGTTCTCGAACGCCGGCCAGCGCTGCGCTGCGGCCAGCCGTATCATCGTGTTCGACAGCGTCTATGACGCCTTCGTGGCCAAGCTGGTCGCCGCCGTCGACGGCCTCAAGCTCGGCGTCGAGCCCGATTGCGACCTCGGCCCGGTGATCAACGCCCGTCAGCTTGCCAACATGCTGGCGGCGATCGAACGCGCCAAGGCCGAGGGCGCGGAGATCGTGTGCGGCGGCCGTCGGGCGGCGTCTCCGGACCTGGCGGCCGGCTTCTATCTGCAGCCGACCGTGGTTGCCGGAGTGGCGCCGGACGCGGAGATGTCACGCACCGAGCTGTTTGGGCCGATCACCACGCTCTATCGCGTCGCCGATTTCGAGGCAGCGGTCGCGCTGGCCAACAACACGCCCTACGGCCTCACGGCGGCGATCCACACCCGCGACGTCGACCGGGCGCTGACCTTCGCAAGCCGGGTGCGCAGCGGTGTCGCCACTCTCAATGGTGGCACGCACGGGTCGGAGCCGCACATGCCGTTCGGTGGCGTGAAGGCATCAGGCAACGGCACACGGGAACCAGGGACCGAAGCGCTCGACGTTTACAGCGAGTTGCAGGATGTCTATCTGAATGTTCGGTTGCCGCTTTAG
- a CDS encoding SDR family oxidoreductase, translating to MQSPFDVQGRVIVVTGGLGQLGRRFAAALLAGGARVALLDQTAPDDLSLGGAVPDALQANLLGIACDVTLRSALETALAEIERRWEAPFGLINNAAIDSPPNAPATENGPFETYPEASFDRIMDVNVKGVVLCCQVFGGRMAALGRGSIVNIGSIYGVVAPDQALYQYRRDQGEVFFKPVAYSVSKSALYNLTRYLSVYWGPNNVRVNTLTFAGVFNRQDPRFLERYLPKVPLGRMAEAEDYTGPIIFLLSDAARYMTGANLVVDGGFTAM from the coding sequence ATGCAGTCGCCGTTTGACGTTCAAGGTCGGGTGATCGTGGTCACCGGCGGGCTGGGGCAACTCGGGCGCCGGTTTGCCGCGGCTCTGCTTGCTGGCGGCGCCCGCGTCGCGCTGCTTGACCAGACCGCCCCGGATGATCTGTCGCTCGGCGGCGCGGTGCCCGATGCGCTGCAGGCCAATCTCTTGGGGATCGCCTGCGACGTCACTTTGCGATCGGCGCTGGAGACTGCGCTGGCCGAGATCGAGCGGCGCTGGGAGGCGCCGTTCGGCCTGATCAACAATGCGGCGATCGACTCGCCGCCCAATGCGCCGGCCACCGAGAACGGCCCGTTCGAGACCTATCCGGAGGCCTCGTTCGATCGCATCATGGACGTCAACGTCAAGGGCGTGGTGCTGTGCTGCCAGGTTTTCGGCGGCCGCATGGCGGCGCTCGGCCGCGGCTCCATCGTCAATATCGGCTCGATCTACGGGGTGGTGGCGCCGGATCAGGCGCTCTACCAGTACCGGCGCGACCAGGGCGAGGTGTTCTTCAAGCCGGTGGCCTATTCGGTCTCCAAATCCGCGCTCTACAATCTGACGCGCTATCTCTCGGTCTATTGGGGGCCGAACAACGTGCGGGTGAACACGCTCACCTTCGCCGGCGTATTCAACCGGCAGGATCCGCGCTTCCTGGAGCGCTATTTGCCCAAGGTGCCGCTCGGCCGTATGGCCGAGGCGGAGGACTACACCGGACCGATCATCTTTCTGCTGTCCGATGCCGCTCGCTACATGACCGGCGCCAATCTCGTGGTCGATGGCGGCTTCACCGCCATGTGA